A single Pseudomonas putida DNA region contains:
- a CDS encoding HlyD family secretion protein, with translation MPAQLKRRLAIFFTLVAIIALAFLAEWYFKGRFYESTDNAYVQGEITRISSQLGARIDEVRVDDNQHVNKGDLLVRLEAADFQLAVDRARAALATREAEYAQAQSRLTQQGSLIAAGQAQVSANQATFDRSRLDLSRAEKLRKPGFVSEAQVTTLSADTHVAGSQVDKARADLQGQRQQVNVLNADLKRLDAQIANAHADLAQAELNLSRCEIRAPLSGTIGQRNARNGQVVQAGAYLLSIVPDENIWVQANFKETQIGKMQPGQRAELLFDSYPDTPIEGRVDSLFAASGAQFSLLPPDNATGNFTKVVQRIPVKLTFAADNPLHGRIRPGMSVTATVDLRREDEGHDGR, from the coding sequence ATGCCTGCCCAACTCAAACGCCGCCTGGCGATCTTCTTCACCCTGGTGGCCATCATCGCCCTCGCCTTCCTGGCCGAGTGGTACTTCAAAGGCCGCTTCTACGAAAGCACCGACAACGCCTATGTGCAGGGCGAAATCACCCGTATCTCCAGCCAGCTCGGCGCACGCATCGACGAGGTACGGGTCGACGACAACCAGCACGTGAACAAGGGCGACCTGCTGGTGCGCCTGGAGGCCGCCGATTTCCAACTGGCTGTGGACCGCGCCCGCGCCGCCTTGGCCACCCGCGAGGCCGAGTATGCACAGGCGCAAAGCCGCCTTACCCAACAAGGCAGCCTGATCGCCGCCGGCCAGGCCCAGGTATCAGCCAACCAGGCGACCTTCGACCGCTCGCGCCTGGACCTGAGCCGCGCCGAAAAGCTGCGTAAACCCGGTTTTGTCTCAGAAGCACAGGTCACCACCCTGTCGGCAGATACCCACGTGGCCGGTTCCCAGGTTGATAAAGCCCGTGCCGACCTGCAAGGCCAGCGCCAGCAGGTCAACGTCCTGAATGCCGACCTCAAGCGCCTCGACGCCCAGATCGCCAATGCCCATGCCGACCTGGCCCAGGCCGAGCTGAACCTGAGCCGCTGCGAGATTCGCGCGCCCTTGAGCGGCACCATCGGCCAGCGCAATGCCCGCAATGGCCAGGTGGTGCAGGCTGGCGCTTACCTGTTGTCGATCGTGCCCGATGAAAACATCTGGGTGCAGGCCAACTTCAAGGAAACCCAGATCGGCAAGATGCAACCCGGCCAGCGCGCCGAATTGCTGTTCGACAGCTACCCCGATACCCCGATCGAGGGCCGTGTCGACAGCCTGTTCGCCGCTTCCGGTGCGCAGTTCAGCCTGTTGCCGCCAGACAACGCCACCGGCAACTTCACCAAGGTGGTGCAGCGCATTCCGGTGAAGCTGACCTTCGCCGCCGATAACCCGTTGCATGGGCGCATTCGCCCCGGCATGTCGGTGACCGCCACTGTCGACCTGCGCCGCGAAGACGAAGGCCACGATGGCCGGTGA
- a CDS encoding MDR family MFS transporter, giving the protein MMSVMLGAFMAVLDIQITNSSLKDIQGALSATLEEGSWISTSYLVAEIIMIPLTAWLVQLLSARRLAVWVSGGFLLSSLLCSMAWNLESMILFRALQGFTGGALIPLAFTLTLIKLPEHHRAKGMAMFAMTATFAPSIGPTLGGWLTENWGWEYIFYINIPPGLVMIAGLLYGLEKKEAHWELLKSTDYAGIVTLGLGLGCLQVFLEEGHRKDWLESNLIVGLGTVALISLITFVILQLSKPHPLINLRILGNRNFGLSSIASLGMGVGLYGSIYLLPLYLAQIQGYNALQIGEVIMWMGIPQLFLIPLVPQLMKVVSPKLLCALGFCLFGVASFGSGVLNPDFAGPQFNHIQIIRALGQPMIMVTISLIATAYIQQQDAGSASSLFNILRNLGGAIGIALLATLLDARTKVYFDYLREALVPSNPQVAERLAQLTERLGNDNAALGKLSEIAHQQALIMAYNDAFHFVGIGLAVSMVAVLLTRKLPEGLKAGEAH; this is encoded by the coding sequence GTGATGAGCGTGATGCTCGGTGCCTTCATGGCGGTGCTGGACATCCAGATCACCAACTCCTCGCTCAAGGACATCCAGGGCGCGCTGTCAGCGACCCTGGAGGAAGGCTCGTGGATTTCCACCTCGTACCTGGTGGCCGAGATCATCATGATTCCGCTGACCGCCTGGCTGGTGCAACTGCTCTCGGCGCGGCGCCTTGCGGTGTGGGTGTCTGGCGGCTTCCTGCTGTCATCGCTGCTGTGCTCGATGGCCTGGAACCTCGAGAGCATGATCCTTTTCCGTGCGCTGCAGGGCTTCACCGGCGGTGCTCTGATCCCGCTGGCTTTCACCCTGACCCTGATCAAGCTGCCCGAACACCACCGCGCCAAAGGCATGGCGATGTTCGCCATGACTGCCACCTTCGCCCCGTCCATCGGCCCCACCCTGGGCGGCTGGCTGACCGAAAACTGGGGCTGGGAATACATTTTCTACATCAACATCCCGCCCGGGCTGGTGATGATCGCCGGCCTGCTCTACGGGCTGGAAAAGAAGGAAGCGCACTGGGAACTGCTGAAAAGCACTGACTATGCCGGCATCGTCACGCTCGGCCTGGGCCTGGGTTGCCTGCAGGTGTTTCTTGAAGAGGGCCACCGCAAGGACTGGCTGGAATCGAACCTGATCGTCGGCCTGGGCACCGTGGCCCTGATCAGCCTGATCACATTCGTCATCCTGCAGCTTTCCAAGCCGCACCCGCTGATCAACCTGCGCATCCTCGGCAACCGCAATTTCGGCCTGTCGAGCATTGCCAGCCTGGGCATGGGCGTGGGGTTGTATGGGTCGATCTACCTGCTGCCGCTGTATCTGGCACAGATCCAGGGTTACAACGCGCTGCAGATAGGCGAGGTGATCATGTGGATGGGCATTCCGCAGCTGTTCCTGATTCCGCTGGTGCCACAACTGATGAAAGTGGTGTCGCCCAAGCTGTTGTGCGCCCTGGGCTTCTGCCTGTTCGGTGTCGCCAGCTTTGGTTCGGGGGTGTTGAACCCGGACTTTGCCGGGCCGCAGTTCAACCATATCCAGATCATCCGCGCCCTCGGCCAACCGATGATCATGGTGACCATTTCGTTGATTGCCACGGCGTACATCCAGCAGCAGGATGCCGGGTCAGCGTCGAGCCTGTTCAACATTCTGCGCAACCTGGGCGGCGCGATCGGCATTGCCTTGCTGGCGACCTTGCTGGATGCGCGGACCAAGGTCTATTTCGATTATCTGAGGGAAGCGCTGGTGCCAAGCAACCCGCAGGTGGCGGAGCGCTTGGCGCAATTGACGGAGCGTTTGGGCAATGACAACGCGGCGCTGGGCAAGCTGAGCGAGATTGCCCACCAGCAGGCACTGATCATGGCTTACAACGATGCGTTCCACTTTGTCGGGATCGGCTTGGCGGTGAGCATGGTGGCTGTGTTGCTGACCCGCAAACTGCCGGAAGGGTTGAAGGCTGGTGAAGCCCACTGA
- a CDS encoding alpha/beta hydrolase encodes MTTLNWIRGVNGTLGRLAPEHIAGKMRRAFMTPRNLPPRQWELPLLASAERITLRFGLSALRWGKGPTVLLMHGWEGRPTQFAALIETLVQAGHTVVSLEGPAHGRSPGQQAHVVLFARALLEAAAELPPLRAVIGHSMGGASVLLALQMGLRAEAAVSIAAPAQLLGVLRGFAHRLGLPARARAAFIRQVEHDVGMQIARLDVSGYQLELPGLVVHAADDALVPAGEAQVIHKAWFDSRLMLLEEGGHQRVLADPQLSEAVLELLARAAAPARQSA; translated from the coding sequence ATGACTACCCTGAACTGGATTCGTGGCGTGAATGGCACCCTGGGCCGGCTGGCCCCCGAGCACATTGCCGGCAAGATGCGCCGTGCCTTCATGACCCCGCGCAACTTGCCGCCCCGGCAATGGGAGCTGCCGCTGCTGGCCAGCGCCGAGCGCATCACCTTGCGCTTCGGCCTGTCGGCCTTGCGCTGGGGCAAGGGGCCAACGGTGTTGTTGATGCATGGCTGGGAAGGGCGCCCCACCCAGTTTGCGGCGTTGATCGAAACCCTGGTGCAGGCCGGGCATACAGTGGTGTCGCTGGAAGGCCCGGCCCATGGCCGCTCGCCCGGCCAGCAGGCGCATGTGGTGCTGTTTGCGCGGGCGCTGCTGGAGGCGGCGGCCGAGCTGCCGCCACTGCGAGCCGTGATCGGTCATTCCATGGGCGGTGCCAGCGTGCTGCTGGCGCTGCAGATGGGGCTGCGTGCCGAAGCCGCAGTGAGCATTGCGGCGCCAGCGCAGTTGCTTGGTGTGCTGCGTGGTTTTGCCCATCGTCTGGGCTTGCCGGCGCGCGCAAGGGCGGCCTTCATTCGCCAGGTCGAACACGACGTCGGCATGCAGATTGCCCGCCTCGATGTCAGTGGCTATCAGCTGGAGCTGCCGGGCTTGGTGGTGCATGCCGCTGATGACGCGCTGGTGCCTGCCGGCGAGGCGCAGGTCATCCACAAGGCCTGGTTCGACAGCCGGCTGATGCTGTTGGAAGAGGGTGGCCACCAGCGCGTGCTGGCCGACCCGCAGTTGAGCGAAGCGGTGCTCGAATTGCTTGCTCGCGCAGCTGCGCCGGCGCGGCAGAGTGCTTGA
- a CDS encoding TetR/AcrR family transcriptional regulator, with translation MSDKKSKTRERILEAARSALIQHGPAEPSVSQVMGAAGLTVGGFYAHFESKDELMLEAFRQLLNERRALLAQVDPSLDGEGRRALVSAFYLSRKHRDAEVHACPLPNSLGEMQRLPEAFREVLAEHIELMTAAMVDRPEDADKALADLALMIGGLALARALGPGELSDRILRAAKSAVL, from the coding sequence ATGAGTGACAAGAAGAGCAAGACCCGCGAACGCATCCTCGAAGCAGCCCGCAGCGCATTGATCCAGCATGGCCCTGCCGAGCCGAGTGTCAGCCAGGTGATGGGTGCGGCAGGCCTGACCGTAGGCGGGTTCTATGCGCACTTCGAGAGTAAGGACGAGCTCATGCTCGAGGCCTTCCGCCAGTTGCTGAACGAGCGTCGTGCCTTGCTCGCCCAGGTCGATCCAAGCCTGGATGGGGAAGGTCGTCGTGCCCTGGTGAGCGCCTTCTACCTGTCGCGCAAGCACCGCGACGCCGAAGTGCATGCCTGCCCGTTGCCCAACTCGCTCGGCGAGATGCAGCGCCTGCCCGAAGCCTTTCGCGAGGTACTGGCCGAGCATATCGAGCTGATGACGGCGGCCATGGTCGACCGCCCGGAAGACGCCGACAAAGCCTTGGCCGACCTGGCCTTGATGATCGGTGGCCTGGCCCTGGCACGTGCCTTGGGCCCAGGTGAGTTGTCCGACCGCATTCTGCGTGCCGCCAAGTCGGCAGTTCTCTGA
- the gltX gene encoding glutamate--tRNA ligase: MTTVRTRIAPSPTGDPHVGTAYIALFNYCFAKQHGGEFILRIEDTDQLRSTRESEQQIFDALRWLGIEWNEGPDVGGPHGPYRQSERGEIYAKYAKELVDAGHAFYCFCTAEELEQMRAEQMARGETPRYDGRALLLSAEEVQRRLAAGEPHVIRMKVPSEGICVVPDMLRGDVEIPWDRMDMQVLMKNDGLPTYFLANVVDDHLMGITHVLRGEEWLPSAPKLIKLYEYFGWEQPKLCYMPLLRNPDKSKLSKRKNPTSVTFYERMGFMPEAMLNYLGRMGWSMPDEREKFSLAEMVEHFDLSRISLGGPIFDIEKLSWLNGQWLRELPVQEFAARVQQWAFNSDYMMKIAPHVQGRVETFSQIAPLGGFFFEGALKLDAKLFESKKLSADQVRQVMQLILWKLESLRQWEKERITGCIQAVVEALELKLRDAMPLMFAAITGQASSVSVLDAMEILGPDLTRYRLRQALDLLGGVSKKENKEWEKLLANIA; the protein is encoded by the coding sequence ATGACCACCGTTCGCACGCGTATCGCGCCATCGCCCACTGGCGACCCCCATGTCGGCACCGCCTACATCGCCCTGTTCAACTACTGCTTTGCCAAGCAGCACGGCGGTGAGTTCATCCTGCGTATCGAAGACACCGACCAGCTGCGCTCCACGCGCGAGTCGGAACAGCAGATTTTCGACGCCTTGCGCTGGCTCGGCATCGAATGGAACGAAGGCCCAGATGTCGGCGGCCCGCACGGCCCGTACCGGCAGAGCGAGCGTGGCGAGATCTACGCCAAATACGCCAAGGAGCTGGTTGACGCCGGTCACGCCTTCTACTGCTTCTGCACCGCCGAAGAGCTGGAGCAGATGCGCGCCGAGCAGATGGCCCGTGGTGAAACCCCACGCTACGACGGCCGTGCCCTGCTGCTGAGCGCCGAGGAGGTGCAGCGCCGCCTGGCCGCTGGCGAGCCACACGTGATCCGCATGAAGGTGCCGAGCGAAGGCATCTGCGTGGTTCCGGACATGCTCCGTGGCGATGTCGAAATTCCTTGGGACCGCATGGACATGCAGGTGCTGATGAAGAACGACGGCCTGCCGACCTACTTCCTGGCCAACGTGGTCGACGACCACCTGATGGGCATCACTCACGTGCTGCGTGGCGAAGAGTGGCTGCCGTCGGCACCGAAGCTGATCAAGCTGTACGAGTACTTCGGATGGGAGCAGCCGAAGCTGTGCTACATGCCGCTGCTGCGTAACCCGGACAAGTCCAAGCTGTCCAAGCGCAAGAACCCGACTTCGGTAACCTTCTACGAGCGCATGGGCTTCATGCCCGAGGCCATGCTCAACTACCTGGGCCGCATGGGCTGGTCGATGCCGGACGAGCGCGAAAAGTTCTCCCTGGCCGAGATGGTCGAGCACTTCGACCTGTCGCGTATCTCCCTGGGTGGCCCGATCTTCGACATCGAGAAACTGTCCTGGCTCAATGGCCAGTGGCTGCGCGAGTTGCCGGTGCAAGAGTTTGCCGCACGCGTGCAGCAGTGGGCGTTCAATAGCGACTACATGATGAAGATCGCCCCGCACGTGCAAGGCCGGGTCGAGACCTTCAGTCAGATCGCCCCGCTGGGTGGTTTCTTCTTCGAAGGTGCGCTCAAGCTCGATGCCAAGCTGTTCGAAAGCAAGAAGCTGTCTGCCGACCAGGTACGCCAGGTCATGCAGTTGATCCTGTGGAAACTGGAAAGCCTGCGGCAGTGGGAGAAAGAACGCATCACTGGCTGCATCCAGGCCGTGGTCGAAGCGCTGGAGTTGAAGCTGCGTGACGCCATGCCGCTGATGTTCGCCGCCATTACCGGCCAGGCCAGCTCGGTTTCGGTGCTTGATGCCATGGAGATCCTTGGCCCCGACCTGACCCGTTACCGCCTGCGCCAGGCACTGGACCTGCTCGGTGGTGTGTCGAAGAAAGAAAACAAGGAATGGGAAAAGCTGCTGGCCAACATCGCCTGA